A genome region from Danio aesculapii chromosome 2, fDanAes4.1, whole genome shotgun sequence includes the following:
- the LOC130235329 gene encoding major facilitator superfamily domain-containing protein 8-like: MDYRQKRKLSFITIGLTFLLSGIEYAVILPTIWRYLQLLEAPPYFLGLGLSAFSFSGLVSGPVFGHWSDKTRTTKTIILFSNVFEIVGNFMYFMGYSKWLLLSSRLVAGIGAGAGSSIFGFLTRTTLPDERARVFAAVMACRQAGLLIGPAFNIFLRLCDFKLGPFIVNKYTSPGLFMCGMWLLMQFAVMGLYWDIPPLDSFAEQQMPLREVRGEEDEPLMSLEDDDRTAVADSYGSLNPEQTETTLSSQIPPSPPDSPPPDTSDPFENFSASREFLREEVVVLLTAQFITLFNQTALETMVTPLTQKYFGFGELGNSVMYSLCGVEVIAGFFLVRWLSRVLEDRVVLAVGLLICSGACVWCLIFLANPQGGLGFELFEFIIGVFLQLLGLPFVAVSQVSLFSKVTAEKTQGFSQGVRRSVGGLATILGPLWAGGLIGNLYVMLGMMMLLLTLIMIMMVLSYEKLVEPPRVEHAQDSENGG; the protein is encoded by the exons ATGGATTACAGACAAAAAAGGAAACTGTCTTTTATCACGATTGGATTAACATTTCTGTTGAGCGGCATAGAATATG CTGTCATTCTGCCAACTATATGGAGATATCTGCAGTTGTTAGAAGCGCCACCTTATTTTCTTGGCTTGGGTCTGTCTGCTTTCAGCTTTAGTGGGTTGGTGTCAGGTCCAGTGTTTGGTCACTGGTCAGACAAGACCAGAACTACAAAGACCATCATCCTCTTTTCAAATGTTTTCGAAATTGTGG GAAACTTCATGTACTTCATGGGGTATTCAAAATGGCTTCTGTTGTCCAGTCGTCTTGTTGCAG GcattggagctggagctggatCCTCCATTTTTGGGTTCCTCACACGCACTACTCTCCCTGACGAGCGAGCCAGAGTCTTTGCTGCTGTCATGGCATGTCGTCAGGCTGGACTTCTGATCG GTCCTGCTTTCAATATCTTTCTAAGGTTGTGTGATTTCAAACTGGGTCCATTCATAGTTAATAAATACACCTCACCTGGG CTCTTCATGTGTGGGATGTGGCTGCTCATGCAGTTTGCCGTCATGGGTCTGTACTGGGACATCCCGCCACTGGATTCCTTCGCTGAGCAGCAGATGCCCCTCAGAGAGGTCAGAGGTGAAGAAGACGAGCCCCTCATGAGCCTGGAGGACGATGACAGGACTGCGGTAGCGGACTCGTATGGCTCGCTCAACCCAGAACAGACCGAGACCACGCTGTCATCCCAAATTCCACCATCTCCTCCAGATTCCCCTCCTCCAGACACATCCGACCCCTTTGAAAACTTCAGTGCCAGTCGAG AGTTTCTGAGGGAGGAGGTGGTGGTTCTTCTCACCGCTCAGTTCATCACTCTCTTCAATCAGACAGCACTCGAG ACCATGGTGACCCCGCTGACGCAGAAGTACTTTGGCTTTGGCGAGCTGGGCAACAGTGTGATGTACAGCCTGTGTGGGGTGGAGGTAATTGCAGGTTTCTTCCTGGTGCGCTGGCTGAGCCGTGTGCTGGAGGACCGGGTGGTGCTGGCAGTGGGGCTGCTCATCTGCAGCGGGGCCTGTGTCTGGTGCCTCATCTTCCTGGCCAATccacagg GTGGTTTGGGGTTTGAGTTGTTCGAGTTTATCATCGGAGTCTTCCTGCAGTTACTGGGGCTTCCTTTCGTTGCTGTGTCTCAGGTGTCCCTCTTTTCTAAGGTTACGGCTGAGAAAACACAAG GCTTTAGTCAGGGCGTACGACGGTCAGTTGGGGGTCTCGCCACCATTCTTGGTCCCCTGTGGGCAGGGGGTCTAATAGGAAATTTATATGTGATGTTGGGTATGATGATGCTTCTGCTGACCCTCATCATG ATCATGATGGTGTTGTCCTATGAGAAGCTGGTGGAGCCGCCCAGGGTGGAGCACGCGCAGGATTCAGAGAATGGAGGATAA